CTGTCACAAGCAATGCAGGCATTCGCCGAAGTAAAAGCTCAGGCGATCAAAATGGAAAGAGACAGAAATCTCTACAATGAAAGATCGATTGAGTGGGAAAGAAAAGCTGTTCTTCTTCTCCAGCGGGCAGAATCAGGTCAGATGGCTCCCGAAGAGGCAGAACGGCTCGCAAAAGAAGCCCTGATCCAAAAAGAAGACAGTGTGAAAAAAGCCTCTGAATCTGCAATCAATCTGGAAAAGCAGAATGAAATGATTGGAAAACTTCAGATGCAAATTGAAAAATTAAGAAGGACCATTCAACAGCAGGAAAATGATCTTATTACGCTTAAAGCTAGAGCCAAAACTGCTGAATCAATGAAGAAGGTGAATAAACAGCTTTCAGGAATCGATGCAGACAGTACTATTGCAATGCTGGAAAGAATGAAACAAAAAGTGGAAGCTGACGAAACTCTTGCTCAGGCTTATGCTGAAATGGAAGGTCTGAATGAGGGTCTCAATACAAAAATTGATAAAGCTCTTTCCGAGACTGACCTGCAGGGCGACCTTCTGCTTGAAGATCTTAAGAGCAAACTGAAAAAACCTTAATCACTTATTTGGGGCATCCTTCTCAGGGTGCCCTGTTTTTTATCAAAACTGGATGTCAGCATGGTTTTTAACTGGTTTAAAAAGAAGAAAAAAGAGGAAGAACAGCCGTCGTACGATCCGACCAACCTTAAAGTCACAGACCTAAGAAAAGGATTTATTCTTGATGTTGAAGGGGCAAGTTGGGAAGTAACAAAGGAGTTTGAATATGACTGGGGTGATGATTTTTTTACTCTTGAGTTCCAAATAAAATCCTCTGATGCCACTGCATATTTGCATGTCGAAGAAGACGACGAAATCGAGATTACCGTGATGAAGGAAGTGGATATCAATAATATTGACAAAAATTTGATTGAAGAAATTATCGAACAGGAAAAACCGAGACGGATAATTGAATTCAGCGGCAGGACTTTTTTCAGAAAAGCTGAAGCTGCAGGAAATTTCAGGGATATTTCAGGCAACACCTGGGAACCCTTCATCAGTTGGGACTACAGG
This genomic window from Ignavibacteria bacterium contains:
- a CDS encoding PspA/IM30 family protein encodes the protein MSIFKRLFKIGQAEAHTVIDKLEDPIKMSEQAIRDLKNNLSQAMQAFAEVKAQAIKMERDRNLYNERSIEWERKAVLLLQRAESGQMAPEEAERLAKEALIQKEDSVKKASESAINLEKQNEMIGKLQMQIEKLRRTIQQQENDLITLKARAKTAESMKKVNKQLSGIDADSTIAMLERMKQKVEADETLAQAYAEMEGLNEGLNTKIDKALSETDLQGDLLLEDLKSKLKKP
- a CDS encoding DUF4178 domain-containing protein yields the protein MVFNWFKKKKKEEEQPSYDPTNLKVTDLRKGFILDVEGASWEVTKEFEYDWGDDFFTLEFQIKSSDATAYLHVEEDDEIEITVMKEVDINNIDKNLIEEIIEQEKPRRIIEFSGRTFFRKAEAAGNFRDISGNTWEPFISWDYRDETGKYILSIEQWGEEDFEASIGRVVQEYEISNIFPGKI